From the Phyllopteryx taeniolatus isolate TA_2022b chromosome 16, UOR_Ptae_1.2, whole genome shotgun sequence genome, one window contains:
- the kat2a gene encoding histone acetyltransferase KAT2A, giving the protein MSDPAAQAQQPRHLPAQSAAGSTGAGAAAAAATGSGSGNSDPARPGLSQQQRASQKKAQVRAFPRAKKLEKLGVFSACKASDTCKCNGWKNPNPPTAPRVDLQQQAASLSEPCRSCGHALADHVSHLENVSEDEINRLLGMVVDVENLFMSVHKEEDTDTKQVYFYLFKLLRKCILQMSQPVVEGSLGSPPFEKPNIEQGVLNFVQYKFSHLAPKERQTMFELSKMFLLCLNYWKLETPTQYRQRTQKDDGTAYKVDYTRWLCYCHVPQSNDSLPRYETTHVFGRSLLKSIFTVTRRQLLEKFRVEKDKLLPEKRTLILTHFPKFLSMLEEEIYGENSPIWEADFTVPAADGAQLGHQTVISPAAVSGSSALSKALGAGSSLGGLDATGSEPVPGEKRKLAEALTLEDAKRIRVMGDIPMELVNEVMMTITDPAAMLGPETNLLTPNAARDETARLEERRGIIEFHVIGNSLSQKSNKKILMWLVGLQNVFSHQLPRMPKEYITRLVFDPKHKTLALIKDGRVIGGICFRMFPTQGFTEIVFCAVTSNEQVKGYGTHLMNHLKEYHIKHNILYFLTYADEYAIGYFKKQGFSKDIKVPKSRYLGYIKDYEGATLMECELNPRIPYTELSHIIKRQKEIIKKLIERKQNQIRKVYPGLTCFKEGVRQIPVESIPGIRETGWKPSAKEKVKEVKDPDVLYNMLKNLLAQIKTHPDAWPFMEPVKKSEAPDYYEIIRFPIDLKTMTERLKNRYYVTKKLFIADLQRIITNCREYNPPDSEYCKSANTLEKFFYFKLKDGGLIEK; this is encoded by the exons ATGTCGGACCCGGCGGCTCAGGCCCAGCAACCCCGGCACCTCCCAGCCCAGTCGGCTGCCGGGTCGACTGGGGCCGGCGCCGCCGCTGCCGCTGCGACCGGTTCTGGTTCGGGTAACAGCGACCCGGCCAGGCCTGGGCTGAGCCAGCAGCAACGCGCCAGCCAGAAGAAAGCCCAAGTTCGAGCTTTTCCTCGAGCAAAGAAGCTCGAGAAACTTGGCGTTTTCTCCGCCTGCAAG GCCAGTGACACATGTAAATGCAACGGATGGAAGAACCCTAACCCCCCCACGGCTCCCCGAGTCGACCTGCAGCAACAAGCCGCCAGTCTGAGCGAGCCTTGCCGCAGCTGTGGACATGCCCTGG CCGACCATGTGTCCCACCTGGAGAACGTTTCCGAGGATGAGATCAACAGGCTGCTGGGAATGGTGGTGGATGTGGAGAACTTGTTCATGTCTGTGCATAAGGAGGAGGACACTGACACAAAGCAGGTCTACTTCTACCTGTTCAAG TTGCTGAGGAAATGCATCCTGCAGATGAGCCAGCCAGTGGTAGAAGGATCACTGGGCAGTCCGCCCTTTGAAAAACCCAACATTGAGCAG GGCGTGTTGAACTTTGTGCAGTACAAATTCAGTCACCTTGCGCCCAAGGAGCGCCAGACTATGTTCGAGCTGTCCAAGATGTTTCTGCTGTGCCTCAACTACTGGAAGCTGGAGACGCCCACGCAGTACCGGCAGCGAACGCAAAAGGACGACGGCACGGCCTACAAGGTGGACTACACGCGCTGGCTGTGCTACTGCCACGTGCCGCAGAGCAACGACAGCCTGCCGCGCTATGAGACCACGCACGTCTTCGGACGCAGCCTGCTCAAGTCCATCTTCACTGTCACGCGGCGCCAGCTGCTGGAGAAGTTCCGTGTGGAGAAGGACAAGCTTCTACCCGAGAAGCGCACGCTCATTCTGACTCACTTCCCCAA GTTTCTGTCCATGCTGGAGGAGGAAATCTACGGGGAAAATTCTCCTATCTGGGAGGCCGACTTCACCGTGCCTGCCGCCGATGGTGCGCAGCTGGGACATCAGACGG TGATCAGTCCGGCGGCGGTGTCAGGCTCGTCCGCCCTCTCCAAGGCTCTGGGCGCGGGTTCGTCTCTGGGAGGTCTGGACGCGACGGGTTCGGAGCCAGTTCCAG GTGAGAAGCGTAAACTCGCTGAGGCGCTGACGCTGGAGGACGCAAAGCGCATCCGCGTGATGGGGGACATTCCCATGGAGCTGGTCAACGAGGTCATGATGACCATCACAGATCCCGCCGCCATGTTGGGCCCCGAG ACCAACCTGCTGACGCCCAATGCGGCCCGGGATGAGACGGCGCGTCTGGAGGAGCGTCGCGGCATCATCGAGTTCCACGTGATCGGCAACTCACTGTCTCAAAAGTCCAACAAGAAGATCTTGATGTGGCTTGTGGGCCTGCAGAATGTCTTCTCGCACCAGTTACCTCGCATGCCCAAAGAGTACATAACGCGCCTCGTCTTTGACCC GAAGCACAAGACCTTGGCCCTCATCAAAGATGGCCGTGTCATCGGGGGCATCTGTTTTAGGATGTTTCCTACTCAGGGCTTCACAGAGATTGTCTTCTGTGCTGTCACCTCCAATGAGCAAGTCAAG GGCTACGGCACACACTTGATGAACCACCTGAAGGAGTACCACATTAAACACAACATCCTCTACTTCCTCACCTACGCCGACGAGTATGCCATCGGCTACTTCAAGAAGCAG GGCTTCTCTAAAGACATCAAAGTGCCCAAGAGTCGCTACTTGGGCTACATTAAAGACTATGAGGGAGCCACACTGATGGAGTGCGAGTTGAACCCCAGGATTCCCTACACAGAACTGTCACACATCATCAAGAGGCAGAAAGAG ATCATCAAGAAGCTAATTGAGAGGAAGCAGAATCAGATCAGGAAGGTCTACCCGGGCCTCACGTGCTTTAAGGAGGGCGTGCGGCAGATTCCCGTGGAGAGTATTCCCGGCATAC GAGAAACGGGATGGAAGCCAAGCGCCAAGGAGAAAGT GAAAGAAGTGAAGGACCCTGATGTGTTGTACAACATGCTCAAGAACCTACTGGCCCAGATAAAG ACTCATCCTGATGCTTGGCCCTTCATGGAGCCCGTCAAGAAGTCTGAAGCGCCCGATTACTACGAGATCATCCGCTTCCCCATCG ACCTGAAGACTATGACAGAGCGCCTGAAGAACCGCTACTACGTGACCAAGAAGCTGTTCATCGCCGACCTGCAGCGCATCATCACCAACTGCCGAGAGTACAATCCGCCCGACAGCGAGTACTGCAAGTCGGCCAACACGCTCGAGAAGTTCTTCTACTTCAAGCTCAAAGACGGCGGCCTCATTGAGAAATga